A window from Candidatus Poribacteria bacterium encodes these proteins:
- a CDS encoding YmdB family metallophosphoesterase: MIGADRTVPRHHTTAAGKTRLLMRIVFIGDIVGKPGRRAVKELLPALRERHGGFDLVIANAENAAGGNGITAAIASELTDAGIDLMTMGNHVWDQKEFADEIADVPNVIRPANLPKAAPGRGWAVTQSAAGVPVAVLNLGGGIFFNQYHNPFEAAEDIIPKLRESANVVVLDFHAEATSEKIAMGRFLDGKASLVVGT, translated from the coding sequence ATGATAGGAGCGGATCGCACAGTACCCCGTCACCACACTACTGCCGCTGGAAAGACGCGCCTCCTGATGAGGATTGTGTTCATCGGCGACATCGTTGGCAAGCCAGGCAGGAGAGCCGTCAAAGAGCTCCTACCGGCGCTCCGCGAACGACACGGCGGCTTCGATCTGGTCATCGCCAACGCGGAGAACGCCGCTGGCGGCAATGGCATCACCGCCGCCATCGCCTCCGAGTTGACGGACGCCGGCATCGATCTCATGACGATGGGCAACCATGTCTGGGATCAGAAGGAGTTTGCCGACGAGATCGCCGACGTGCCGAACGTGATCCGTCCCGCGAACTTGCCCAAAGCCGCCCCTGGACGAGGATGGGCGGTCACGCAGAGCGCGGCGGGGGTTCCCGTCGCCGTCCTGAACCTCGGCGGGGGCATCTTCTTCAACCAGTATCACAATCCCTTCGAGGCGGCTGAAGACATCATCCCGAAGCTGCGCGAGAGCGCGAACGTCGTCGTGCTGGACTTCCACGCCGAAGCCACCTCCGAGAAGATCGCCATGGGCAGATTCCTCGACGGGAAGGCGAGCCTGGTCGTCGGAACC